CAGTAACTCATATCCGCCATTAGTGTGGAGGGCTTGATCCATGACCACAGCCACTCGTTCTTGTTGATCGTCCAAATAGCTACAGGGATGATTTTCTGTCAGCCCTATGCGAATTAGGGTTTGATCTTTATTCTTCATCAACTCTCCGAGTGGATTGGATTAGGCAGTTGCTGCGGTGCATAGCAGCGCTTTTCTAAGCTTAGTTCACCTAGATCGATTAGATACTGAGTAAATTCTTCGCGAGGCAGTTCTTGAGCGCCTAGAGATGCAAGATGCGGGTTCATTAGCTGGCAATCGATGAGCTCTCCGCCAGACTTAGCAAAATGATGGCAGAAGTACCACAGCGCCGCCTTCGAGGCATTCGTTGCCAGGCTAAACATAGATTCGCCACAAAATATTTTTCCAACGGATACGCCATATAAACCACCCACCAGTTGCTCATCTTGCCATACCTCAACGGAGTGAACTCGCCCAAGGTTGGCCAACTGCTGATAAGCTTTGCGCATTTCAGGCAGTAACCAGGTTTCTTGGGCGGTGCGGGTATTAGCGCATCGTTCAATCACTTGGTCAGTTGCTCGATTGATTGAAATATCGTAATTCGACTTTTTCAAAAACTTTTTAAGACTTTTTGATGGTTTGAAGGTCTTAGGATCAAACACAGCACGAATTTTCGGTGACCACCACAAAATCGGTTCGTCGGCGCTGTACCAAGGAAATATGCCCTTGTTGTAGGCTGCAAGTAAACGATTTGGTGAGAGATCTCCACCCATTGCTAATAACCCGTCGGGTTCGGCGAGTGCTTCATGGGTTGGTGGGAATAGCACACTATTAGGTGCCAGTTCGGGCAAGTAAATTTTCATGCTTTAAGTTTGACAGTTTTTTGGAGAAGTGAAATGCGAAAGTGGCTACTTATGTTACTGGTTATACCAGTTTTTTGTTCCGCAGCCTATCAGAGAAATCAAGCACAGCCGGTAAAAGAGGTGGTTTTTGGTCAGATACAAACCGTGCGGTATATCACCCAGCAAGAGATTGTCGAATCGCAAAAAAGTGGTTGGAACACGCTCGCCGGGGCGACCATAGGTGGTCTGATTGGCAACCAATTTGGTGGAGGACATGGTAAAGAAGTCGCGACGGTAGTCGGTGCGCTGGCGGGGGCGCATATTGCCAGTAATCAAGGCCCGAGCGTCTATAAAGTGGAACACAAGCTGGTCGAGTTGCTGATCGAAACTAAGAAAGATGAACTGATTAATGTTATTCAAGACGTTGACCGCAACATGCTGTTTGAAAGTGGCGACAAGGTAAGAATTTTATATTTTGATGGCTATGTTCGTGTCGATCGTAGCTACTAGGCGCTCGAGTGACCAATATTTATCCGATAACCTCATCGAAAATGGAGGGTGAAGTATTTGCCTTAAGAAAAGTTAGGGTCAATTGGCTTTACCCCCTAGCCAAGTCTCATGTTTTTGGCTAGTCTGCAAAAACGAAAAATTTTAGCGTGCCTGTAAATTATTAATTACAGGTGTACAAAGGATGATACAAATCAATGGAAAGCCTGACATTACAACCTATCCAAGTCGTATCCGGTGAAGTTAACTTGCCCGGCTCTAAAAGTGTTTCTAACCGAGCTTTGCTGCTCGCTGCGCTAGCAAACGGTAAGACTCGTTTAACTAACCTGTTAGACAGTGACGATATTCGTCATATGTTGAATGCTTTGGAAAAGCTTGGCGTGAGCTACCAGCTTTCCGAAGACAAAACAGTCTGTGAAGTCGAAGGTTTAGCTGGAGCATTCGATGCACCGCAAGCTTTAGAGTTGTTCCTTGGCAACGCAGGTACCGCAATGCGTCCACTAGCTGCCGCACTTTGCTTAGGCGGTGGTGAGTACGTACTCACTGGTGAGCCTCGCATGAAAGAGCGTCCAATCGGCCACCTTGTTGACGCACTCGTCGATGCTGGAGCAGATGTTGAATACCTTGAAAACGATGGTTTCCCACCGCTTAAGATCAAAGGCACAGGTCTCAAAGGCGGAAAAGTGTCGATTGATGGCTCGATCTCAAGCCAGTTCCTTACGGCATTCTTGATGTCAGCGCCAATGGCTCAAGGGGATATCGAAATTGAGATTGAAGGCGAATTGGTATCTAAGCCATACATCGATATTACTTTGCATATCATGAAGCAATTTGGTGTTGAGGTCGAAAACCAAGATTACAAACGTTTTGTGGTTAAAGCGGGTCAAATTTACCAAGCACCAGGTGATTTCTTAGTGGAAGGCGATGCTTCATCGGCGTCTTATTTCTTGGCTGCTGCTGCAATTAAAGGTGGCGAGATCAAGGTTACTGGTATTGGTAAAAACAGTATCCAAGGTGACATTCAATTTGCCGATGCTCTTGAGAAAATGGGTGCTGAAATTGAGTGGGGAGATGACTACGTGATCTCTCGTAAAGGCGAACTGAAGGCAGTGGATATGGACTACAACCACATCCCTGATGCAGCAATGACTATCGCCACGACAGCTCTGTTTGCCGAAGGCACGACCGCAATCCGTAACGTGTACAACTGGCGCGTAAAAGAGACTGATCGTCTATCAGCGATGGCGACAGAATTGCGTAAAGTGGGTGCAGAAGTGGAAGAGGGTGAAGATTACATCATCATTAACCCACCTAAGCAGCTAACTCATGCTGCAATCGATACCTACGATGACCACCGTATGGCGATGTGCTTCTCACTGGTGGCGTTAAGCGATACGCCTGTGACTATCAATGATCCTAAGTGTACGTCTAAGACGTTCCCGGATTATTTTGATAAGCTGGAAGGGTTGAAGGGCGGGACGGCTGCGCCTAAGGGTTAAAGGAACGGCTGCGCCTAAGGGCTAAAGGGAAAATCAAAAAATGGTTAATTTTTTGTTTTCGAACCTTTAGCCCTTAATCCCTTTAACCCTTCAACGTAAACTCTTTAGAAAGCTGAATCGCAAGATACTTAAACATGTTGAAAACTGCGGTAGTTTTCTCTGTTGGCAGGCCTTTGTCATCTAAAAAGAAATTGCCTTTAAAAATCAGTACGCCTTCTTTTTCTTCTACAGAGTCAGCACGCATTCCGTCGATGTAGTCATCGTGCTCTTGCATTACATTGTTGGCAATTAGAAGTAGGTCAAATTCGCTAATTGCTTTCTTAGCTTCACTCATAATCTTTCTCTGCTTTACTCAAAAGGTAGTTAATTTTGTCATGCAAGCATTGGCTTGCAGATTTAGGCGCATTTTTAACTCGCCAACAAGAAAAATTCAAGTCTCTAACACCTTGGACGAATAAAAGAGTGTCGCTAACAGGGCTAGACAAGCGCCTGATTTTGAGGGTAACAATAATAAGAGTTTTTGTGAGCAATCACGAATAACCGTCTATTTCTCTAGTTTATCTATTGATGAATCATTAGTATGGCGGCGTTTAATTTCTGCCGATAGTGTTTTCATTGCTGATGAGACGAGCAGTTGAGAGCGATTTGTCAAAAACAGGTTGACCTTCTCGAAAACTCGCACAATAGTAAAAAAAGAAGAAACGTATCAGTATGGTATGCGCTAAATTGCGCAGTCTAATGGGGACGATTGAGTCAATATGGGTAAATCTCTAGTAATAGTGGAGTCACCTGCCAAAGCGAAAACTATTAACAAGTACCTTGGCAAAGACTTCATTGTAAAGTCGAGTGTGGGTCACGTACGTGATCTGCCTACGGCTGGCCAGAGCAGCGGCACGAAAGCTGCGGCCATTTCAACCAAGGGTATGAGCCCTGAAGAGAAAGCTCGTATCAAGAAAGAAAAAGATCGCAAAGCACTGATCAAAAAGATGGGCATTGACCCATACAATGGCTGGGAACCTAACTACCAGATCCTGCCGGGTAAAGAAAAAGTCGTTGCGGAGCTACAGAAACTTGCGAAAGACGCTGACCACGTTTATCTCGCAACCGATTTGGACCGCGAGGGAGAAGCTATTGCGTGGCACCTTCGTGAGATCATCGGTGGCGATGAAGAACGTTACAAGCGCGTTGTATTCAACGAAATTACCAAAAATGCTATCCAACAAGCGTTCGAAACTCCGGGCGAGCTGAACATGGATGGTGTTAATGCTCAGCAAGCACGTCGCTTTATGGACCGTGTTGTGGGCTTTATGGTGTCACCTCTACTTTGGAAAAAAGTAGCGCGTGGTCTATCAGCAGGTCGTGTACAGTCGGTAGCCGTGAAGCTACTGGTTGAACGTGAGCGTGAGATCAACGCATTTATCCCTGAAGAGTTCTGGGATATCCATGCTGACACCAAAACGGCATCTCAAGCAGACTTCCGACTATTAGTGGCGCAGAAGAACGGCTCGGCGTTTAAGCCAGTGAACCAGCAGCAGGCCGACGAAGCGGTTACGGTACTTAAAAGCGCTGACTACGAAGTTTGTAAGCGTGAAGATCGCCCAACCAGCAGTAAGCCATCAGCACCATACATCACCTCAACACTGCAGCAAGCGGCGAGTACTCGTCTAGGCTATGGTGTTAAGAAGACCATGATGCTGGCTCAGCGCCTCTATGAGGGGGGTTACATCACTTATATGCGTACTGACTCGACTAACTTGAGTTCAGAGGCTGTAGACGCGGTACGTGGCTTTATCGGTTCTGAGTTTGGTGATGATTATCTACCAGCGAAACCGCTAAAATACGGTAGCAAAGAGGGTGCGCAAGAAGCGCACGAAGCGATCCGTCCATCAAGCGTTGAAGTAAAAGTTGATGACCTACAAGGTATGGAAGCGGACGCTCACAAACTTTACCAGCTAATCTGGAACCAGTTTGTTGCCTGTCAGATGACACCTGCGAAGTACGATTCAACGACACTAAGTGTGAAAGCTGCGGAGTTTACCTTAAAGGCGAAAGGTCGAATCCTTAAGTTTGATGGTTGGACTCGAGTACAGCGTCCACTGGGTAAAAATGAAGATCAGATCCTGCCTGCGGTACAAATCGGCGACAAGTTAACGCTTGAAGCGCTCGATCCAAAGCAGCACTTCACCAAGCCACCAGCACGCTTCACTGAAGCGGCGCTAGTTAAAGAGCTTGAGAAGAAAGGCATTGGTCGTCCATCGACTTACGCATCAATCATCTCAACCATCCAAGATCGTGGCTATGTAAAAGTTGAGCAGCGTCGTTTCTATGCTGAAAAGATGGGTGAGATCGTTTCAGACCGTCTTGATGATAGCTTCAATGACCTGATGAACTACGACTTCACCGCGCGTATGGAAGAGAAACTCGACCAGATCGCTGAAGGTGAAGCGGTATGGAAAGGCGTACTGGATAACTTCTTTGCAGACTTCACTTCAGATCTAGAAAAGGCTGAACTGGATGAAGCAGAAGGCGGCATGCGTCCAAACAACATTGTTGAAACAGACATCGAGTGTCCGACCTGTGGTCGTAATATGGGCATCCGTACTGCATCAACAGGCGTATTCCTGGGCTGTTCTGGTTACGCACTGCCACCTAAAGAGCGTTGTAAGACAACCATCAACCTAGGTGACGAAGAGGGCATCATCAACGTACTTGAAGAAGACGTTGAAACTGCAGCACTACGTGCGAAAAAGCGTTGTCCTAAGTGTGAAACGGCGATGGATGCGTACCTAATTGACGAAAAGCGTAAGCTACACGTTTGTGGTAACAACCCGAACTGTGATGGTTACATCGTTGAAAAAGGTGAGTTCAAAGTTAAAGGTTACGATGGCCCTGTCGTTGAATGTGACAAGTGTGGCTCTGACATGGAGCTGAAAAACGGTCGCTTCGGTAAATACATGGACTGTACCAGCGCCGATTGTAAAAACACGCGTAAAATCCTGAAAAACGGTGAAGTCGCTCCACCAAAAGAAGACCCAGTGCACTTCCCTGAGCTTCCGTGTGAAAACTCAGATGCGTACTTTGTACTTCGCGATGGTGCGTCAGGTCTGTTTATGGCAGCAAGTAACTTCCCGAAATCGCGTGAAACACGTGCGCCGCTTGTCGCTGAGCTTGTGCAGTACAAAGAACGTATTTCTGATAAGTTCAAGTACCTGACAACCGCACCTACTGAGGATCCAGACGGTCGTCCGACCGTGGTTCGATTTAGTCGTAAGACCAAAGAGAACTATGTTCGCTCAGAAGAAAACGGTAAGCCATCAGGCTGGACTGCGCTATACATTGACGGTAAATGGGAAATTACCGACAAACGCAA
This portion of the Vibrio sp. SCSIO 43136 genome encodes:
- the aat gene encoding leucyl/phenylalanyl-tRNA--protein transferase; the encoded protein is MKIYLPELAPNSVLFPPTHEALAEPDGLLAMGGDLSPNRLLAAYNKGIFPWYSADEPILWWSPKIRAVFDPKTFKPSKSLKKFLKKSNYDISINRATDQVIERCANTRTAQETWLLPEMRKAYQQLANLGRVHSVEVWQDEQLVGGLYGVSVGKIFCGESMFSLATNASKAALWYFCHHFAKSGGELIDCQLMNPHLASLGAQELPREEFTQYLIDLGELSLEKRCYAPQQLPNPIHSES
- a CDS encoding glycine zipper 2TM domain-containing protein is translated as MRKWLLMLLVIPVFCSAAYQRNQAQPVKEVVFGQIQTVRYITQQEIVESQKSGWNTLAGATIGGLIGNQFGGGHGKEVATVVGALAGAHIASNQGPSVYKVEHKLVELLIETKKDELINVIQDVDRNMLFESGDKVRILYFDGYVRVDRSY
- the aroA gene encoding 3-phosphoshikimate 1-carboxyvinyltransferase, with product MESLTLQPIQVVSGEVNLPGSKSVSNRALLLAALANGKTRLTNLLDSDDIRHMLNALEKLGVSYQLSEDKTVCEVEGLAGAFDAPQALELFLGNAGTAMRPLAAALCLGGGEYVLTGEPRMKERPIGHLVDALVDAGADVEYLENDGFPPLKIKGTGLKGGKVSIDGSISSQFLTAFLMSAPMAQGDIEIEIEGELVSKPYIDITLHIMKQFGVEVENQDYKRFVVKAGQIYQAPGDFLVEGDASSASYFLAAAAIKGGEIKVTGIGKNSIQGDIQFADALEKMGAEIEWGDDYVISRKGELKAVDMDYNHIPDAAMTIATTALFAEGTTAIRNVYNWRVKETDRLSAMATELRKVGAEVEEGEDYIIINPPKQLTHAAIDTYDDHRMAMCFSLVALSDTPVTINDPKCTSKTFPDYFDKLEGLKGGTAAPKG
- a CDS encoding YciN family protein — encoded protein: MSEAKKAISEFDLLLIANNVMQEHDDYIDGMRADSVEEKEGVLIFKGNFFLDDKGLPTEKTTAVFNMFKYLAIQLSKEFTLKG
- the topA gene encoding type I DNA topoisomerase, giving the protein MGKSLVIVESPAKAKTINKYLGKDFIVKSSVGHVRDLPTAGQSSGTKAAAISTKGMSPEEKARIKKEKDRKALIKKMGIDPYNGWEPNYQILPGKEKVVAELQKLAKDADHVYLATDLDREGEAIAWHLREIIGGDEERYKRVVFNEITKNAIQQAFETPGELNMDGVNAQQARRFMDRVVGFMVSPLLWKKVARGLSAGRVQSVAVKLLVEREREINAFIPEEFWDIHADTKTASQADFRLLVAQKNGSAFKPVNQQQADEAVTVLKSADYEVCKREDRPTSSKPSAPYITSTLQQAASTRLGYGVKKTMMLAQRLYEGGYITYMRTDSTNLSSEAVDAVRGFIGSEFGDDYLPAKPLKYGSKEGAQEAHEAIRPSSVEVKVDDLQGMEADAHKLYQLIWNQFVACQMTPAKYDSTTLSVKAAEFTLKAKGRILKFDGWTRVQRPLGKNEDQILPAVQIGDKLTLEALDPKQHFTKPPARFTEAALVKELEKKGIGRPSTYASIISTIQDRGYVKVEQRRFYAEKMGEIVSDRLDDSFNDLMNYDFTARMEEKLDQIAEGEAVWKGVLDNFFADFTSDLEKAELDEAEGGMRPNNIVETDIECPTCGRNMGIRTASTGVFLGCSGYALPPKERCKTTINLGDEEGIINVLEEDVETAALRAKKRCPKCETAMDAYLIDEKRKLHVCGNNPNCDGYIVEKGEFKVKGYDGPVVECDKCGSDMELKNGRFGKYMDCTSADCKNTRKILKNGEVAPPKEDPVHFPELPCENSDAYFVLRDGASGLFMAASNFPKSRETRAPLVAELVQYKERISDKFKYLTTAPTEDPDGRPTVVRFSRKTKENYVRSEENGKPSGWTALYIDGKWEITDKRKKPKAESKA